The following coding sequences are from one Delphinus delphis chromosome 19, mDelDel1.2, whole genome shotgun sequence window:
- the USH1G gene encoding pre-mRNA splicing regulator USH1G has product MNDQYHRAARDGYLELLKEATRKELNAPDEDGMTPTLWAAYHGNLESLRLIVSRGGDPDKCDIWGNTPLHLAASNGHLHCLSFLVSFGANIWCLDNDYHTPLDMAAMKGHMECVRYLDSIAAKQSSLNPKLVGKLKDKAFREAERRIRECAKMQRKHHERMERRYRRELAERSDTLSFSSITSSTLSRRLHHLALGSHLPYSQATLHGTAKGKTKIQKKLERRKQGGEGTFKISEDGRKSVRSLSGLQLGSDVMFVRQGTYANPKEWGRAPLRDMFLSDEDSVSRATLAAEPARSEVSTDSGHDSLFTRPGLGTMVFRRNYLSSGLHGLGREDAALDGAGTPRGRLQSSPSLDDDSLGSANSLQDRSCGEELPWDELDLGLDEDLEPETSPLETFLASLHMEAFTTILRQEKIDLEALMLCSDLDLRSINVPLGPRKKIMGAVRRRRQALERPPALEDTEL; this is encoded by the exons ATGAACGACCAGTACCACCGGGCGGCTCGGGACGGCTACCTGGAACTTCTCAAGGAGGCCACCAGGAAGGAGCTGAACGCCCCCGACGAGGATGGCATGACCCCCACCCTCTGGGCTGCTTACCACGGCAACCTGGAGTCACTGCGCCTCATCGTGAGTCGAGG GGGTGACCCGGACAAGTGTGACATCTGGGGCAACACGCCCCTGCACCTGGCAGCTTCCAATGGCCACCTGCACTGCCTCTCCTTCCTGGTGTCCTTCGGGGCCAACATCTGGTGCCTGGACAACGATTACCACACGCCGCTGGACATGGCCGCCATGAAGGGCCACATGGAATGCGTGCGCTACCTGGACTCCATCGCGGCCAAGCAGAGCAGCCTCAACCCCAAGCTGGTGGGCAAGCTGAAGGACAAGGCCTTCCGCGAGGCGGAGCGGCGCATCCGCGAGTGCGCCAAGATGCAGCGCAAGCACCACGAGCGCATGGAACGGCGTTACCGGCGCGAGCTGGCCGAGCGCTCGGACACACTCAGCTTCTCCAGCATCACGTCCAGCACCCTGAGCCGCCGGCTGCATCATCTGGCGCTCGGCAGCCACCTGCCCTACTCGCAGGCCACGCTGCACGGCACCGCCAAGGGCAAGACCAAGATCCAGAAGAAGCTGGAGCGGCGCAAGCAGGGCGGCGAAGGCACCTTCAAGATCTCCGAGGACGGCCGCAAGAGCGTGCGCTCGCTCTCGGGCCTGCAGCTGGGCAGTGACGTGATGTTTGTGCGCCAGGGCACCTACGCCAACCCCAAGGAGTGGGGCCGCGCCCCGCTCAGGGACATGTTCCTCTCCGACGAGGACAGCGTCTCCCGTGCCACACTGGCGGCCGAGCCTGCGCGCTCGGAGGTCAGCACCGACTCAGGCCACGACTCCCTGTTTACCCGCCCGGGCCTGGGCACCATGGTGTTCCGCAGGAACTACCTGAGCAGCGGGCTGCACGGCCTGGGCCGCGAGGACGCGGCGCTGGACGGCGCGGGCACGCCGCGGGGTCGGCTTCAGAGCTCCCCCAGCCTCGACGACGACAGCCTGGGCAGTGCCAACAGCCTGCAGGACCGCAGCTGCGGGGAGGAGCTGCCCTGGGACGAGCTGGACTTGGGCCTGGATGAAGACCTGGAGCCCGAGACGAGCCCGCTGGAGACGTTCCTGGCCTCCCTGCACATGGAGGCCTTCACCACCATCCTGCGGCAGGAGAAGATCGACCTCGAGGCACTCATGCTGTGCTCGGACCTCGACCTCCGCAGCATCAACGTCCCCCTGGGACCCCGGAAGAAGATCATGGGGGCCGTGCGGAGGCGGAGGCAGGCGCTGGAGCGCCCGCCGGCCCTGGAGGACACAGAGTTGTGA